TGCCGCGTGGCCCGTCCCGCGCGCCGCGGCGGCTCCCGTCCTTTCGAGCATCTCCATGGGGCCGACGACGAAAACCTCACCGTCGGCGACACCGACCTTCTGGATGCGCGCCTTCTCGACGCCGATCTCCCCGCCGACCGCAAGCTCAAAAATCATCCACTCACCCTCTTCGCGCACGTCGGAAATCAAGAGCTCGTGCCCGCTCTCAAAGCGCACGTACTGCTTCGCCGCTTTCGCTTCCTCGGCCCATGCGCCGAGCGCCGTCGCCGCAAAAACGAGCAATGCCAAGCCTACCGGTTTTCTCATGCCTTTAGGATACCGCAAACCGTCCCACATGCCAAGCGGCCTCGCCTTCGTCGCCGCCCCGGAATCCCCCCACCGCCGCCGCCAACACGCGTCGAGAAGCTTTTCTCATAAGATTATTACTCCATGTTAGCTTGAATTCACGGATTGCTATCGCATTATATACCTCTGTAAGCAAAAGGCGTGCTTATTTTATTCCGATTTTCCCCTTTCTTTTTTTCAACGTCTTGTGGTATAGTGTTGGTTCTCTAAAATACGAACCGTTCATCTCAATAAACAGGAGTCTGTCATGCCCGACGTCATCAAGGACGAGGTGAGAAGAATCGCCAGGCGGGAAATCAACGCAGCCGTCAAGCAACTTAAAAAAGATAACGCGCGACTGAAGAGAAGCAGCGCCGATCTCAAAAGGAGGGTGGCGCAACTTGAAAAAATTTCCGCCCGCTACAAGGCCACCCTGGCCCGCGTGGGGAAACAATCCCTTCAGGCGGACGAGAAGGCGCTCAGGAAGTTCCGGTTCCGGAAGGACACGGTCGCAACCCTGAGAAAGCGTCTCGGCGTCACCCAGGCGGAGCTTGCCGTGCTCGTGGGCGTCCACAAGCAGGCCGTGTACAACTGGGAGCATGGCACCACTCCCAAGGGGACACAGAAAGCCAAGCTTTTGGGGTTGCGCAGGCTTGGGGCGCGGCAGGTCCGGGAAATCCTGGAGGGAATGAAGTAGGGGAGGGTTTTCGGAGCGGCCACCGCTCAAGGGCCTGAAAACGAGGGCCCAGGCGAAACGACGCGGGAGACGGGGGAAAAGAGAGAAACTCCGAGTACTCAAAAGAGCGCTTTTTGCCGGGGCGGGAGACGTTCCCGCCGTTGACACGCGCAGATTTCCTTGCTACGATACAAGCGACTTTTACGGGTGAAAATTGGAAAAACAACGATGAACAAATCATCCTGCCTCGGGATCGCCGTTGCGCTTTTCTTCTTGCTCATACCCCAAGGCCTGAGCGGGCAAGCGAGTTCGGCGAAAACGGTGGACACCGCGGTCCCGGATGACACGCTGCAGGCCGATTTGTTCGAGATGGCGGACTTCGTGATCGAGCAGATCGGCCATCTCGAAACCGAGGAGGACGTTGTGTGCTGGTCCAGCTTCTGTAAGCTGGACAACTTCATCGCCCGCAAACCGCACTCCCCGAAAGCGGTGCTCGCCAAAATCCATTATATACAGATCCTTGCAGACCGGATCTGGGAAAAAGCCTCGCTGGCGGCCGAAGGACGCCACGTCACCCCCGAAGATCTCGCCTTCACCGCCGAGTTCGATTTCGAGGACAGCCCCGTGTCCATGGGCCCGGGGGCGGCGGAGACGTCTCGGGAAATCGGCTCCAAGGATTTTTCCGACTACCGCACGACGAGCGAGCGCTGGCGGATTCTCCTTTCGGTGATTCAAGACGCGGCGTGCGGTCTCGGCCTCTACAGGGACCGGCCCGTCCTTTTGAAGCCCCTCACCCGCGAAGCCGCCTTGGAGCTCTCGGCCGTCGTCTCGTCCCTATCGCTTGAGATGTTGAAGGAGGCCGCTCGAATCGCCTTCGAGGAAAAAATCCTCCTCGTGGACGGCTGGTGCGTCCACGAGGCCACCAAGAGCATCGAGAAACGGTATGGGCTGGAGGCCCCGCCGACCCCGGAGGGTGTGCCGACAACCGAAAAGAATTGGGTTTATCCCAGCAAGCTGGAGGACTGGCGCTCGCCGAGTCTCGAGAGTGCGCCGACGGAAAGCGCTCCCTCCGAGGCGCCCTTGGGAGAGAGGGAAAAGGAATTCCTTCACGAGTTGACGACGAAGATGATTCACCAGAAAATCCAGTCACTCAAAAAACACAACAAGGGCGCGGTCGAGGAAGACCTGGAGCAATTCATCAACAGCCTCTCGAGCATTCCCGTAACCTCGGAGGCCATTCGGTACCTGCTCCGAGAGCTTGAAGATTTTTTCATCTCCCTTAATTCCGCCTCGGCCAGCACCATGCTTCACGAGATCGAAGCCTACGAAAAGCTCAACCGGGCGCTGCCCCATAGTCTGCTCCTGAACGGCGACGTTGTTCTCACGTTCGGCCCGAAGCGCGGCACGCATCGAGAGTTTTTGGAAGCTCGGCGCGAAGAGGGAAGAGGCAAGAGCAAAAAAGTGACTCCAAGTGACATCACCACCGTGACCCTGATCGAGCGCGATATGGACTCGATGCGGGACAACGCGATCCACTGGAAAATCATGCAGGACGTATGGCTTGCGGGAAAAGGGAAGCCCCTGACGCCGTTTGCGGCCGAGTTCATCTCCGAGGCCGTGTCCGTTCTCGCGACGTACTATCTCGTGGAGGCTGAGAAACTGGCCGAGGCCGAGAACAAGACGGCCATCACCGACAAAGAGTTTTCGCGGCTTTCGGACTGGAAAGACCGCATCCTGCCGCCGGAAGTTCGTGGAACCTTATGGGACGAGAGACGGGCGTTGGAAAAGGCGGCCTTGCTCAAGGCCCATCGCGGTCCCTTGTTCAAGGACGTGACGCAGGCTTCCGGAATTGATTTCCTTCACGAATTGAACGCCAAAACCCTGGACATGAGCTTATCGAGGGTAGGCATGCCCAAGTTTAAAGTCGGCGGCACCGCCGTAGGCGACGTGGACGGCGACGGGCGGCTTGACGTTTATCTGGTCAGCGGAAATGATAACAAGCTCTACAAGAACCTCGGGGACGGCACGTTCCGGGACGTTACGGAAGAAGCCGGCGCGGGGGACTCGTCCCAAGGCATATACGCCTTGTTCGCCGACGTCGACGGCGACGCCGACCTGGACCTTTTTATCGCCAACGCCTTCGGGGTGTCCCGGTTGCTCGAAAACGACGGTGCGGGGCATTTCACCGACATCACGGCGAGGTCGGCCATTACGGCACCGCCGGTGCCCGGGATGGCCTTCTTCTTCGACTTCGACAAGGACGGCGATCTGGACATGTTCGTGAGCGGTTACGGCCCATGGGACAAAGCCATCAGCCCGACCCTCAGCGGTCGAAACGGCTACCCGAACAAGCTTTTCGAGAATCTGGGAGGCGCCCGCTTCGCGGACATCACGGAGAAAGCCGGCCTCGGAGACACGGGCTGGGGCCAGGCTGCGGCGGCGTTCGATTTTGACCAGGACGGAGACGAGGACATCTACGTGGCCAACGATTTCGGGGCGAATGAGCTCTTCGAGAATCTCGGGGATGGAACGTTTCGCGACATTTCCAAGAGGACGCTCTCCTACGACCGGGGCCATGGGATGAACGTAAGCTTCGTCGACGTGAACGGGGACGGCTTTTGGGACGTGTACGTCACGAACATCAGCATGTTTTCGAGAGACATCCGATACCGGTTTCCGCGCGACCAGACGAGCGGGAGCATCACGGACGCCATTCTTTACGGGATCCGGTACCTGGAAAGCAACCGCCTGTACGTGAACAAGAAGGGGAAGCTCTTCGTGGAAGAAGCCGATCTATGGTTCGAGCCCGGAACCCGCGGCTGGTCCTGGCAGGCAGGGTTTTTCGACTACGAGAACGACGGGGATGACGACATGTACCTGGCGAACGGCTGGAAGAGGGGAATGGGGGGCCCGGAAAGGAACCAGTTCTTTCTAAACCATAATGGATACTATTATCACATGGACACGGGCTCGCCCGAGTCCTTTCCCGGAGATAGCCGAAGCTTCGTGTACTTCGACATGGACGACGACGGGGACCTCGACTTGATCGTAAACAATTTTGAAGACAAGGCCAAGGTGTTTCGAAACGAGCAGAAGAGCCGGAACCGCTGGCTGAAGCTTCGCCTCCGGGGCGGGGCGGACAACCGAAACGGCGTCGGCGCCAAGATTACGGTTCGGGCGGGCGAGCTGGTCATGCGGAAACATGTGACGTGCGGCCTCGGCTACCTGTCCCAGGAGCCGGAAATTCTCCACTTCGGCCTCGGGCAAAACGACAGCGTCGACGAGATTCTGGTGGAGTGGCCGAACGGGACGCGCCGGGCGGTAAGTGACGTCGCGACCAATACGCTCCTGACCATTGAGCAGGAAGGCGGCGAGCCGGCAGCGGCCGCGCCTGCCCCTACGCCGACTAAGCTTGCCGCAGCCCGTCCTCCAGAACGTTAAGCCCCTCCTCGAGCTGCTCGGGCTCCATCACGAGCGGAATCAAAAAGCGAATAACGTTTCCGTACGTTCCCGCCGGAAGAACCACCACGCCGTGCTCGTAGCCGTGGCGGACGAGTCGGCCGGCCGCTTCGCGGTCCGGCTCCTTGCCCGCGCGGCTCTTCACGAACTCCACCGCCTGCATCGGGCCCATGCCCCGCACGTCCCCGATTCCAGGAAAGCTTTTCTTCCAGGCGCGGAGCCGCTTCTGCAGGATTTTTCCCAGCTCCTTCGAGCGCTTGAGCAGGGAGCCGTCCTCGAACATGTTCAGAACCTCGAGGGCCGAAGCGCACGCCAGGGGATTGCCGCCGTACGTGCCGCCGAGGGCGGCCGGCTCCACCGTGTCCATGAGCTCCGTCCGTCCGGTCACCGCGGATAGAGGCATCCCGCCGCCGAGCCCCTTGGCCGAAGTTATGATATCCGGCTCCACGCCCAGCTGCTCGCACGCGAAGAAGGTTCCCGTCCGCCCGAACCCGGTCTGGATCTCGTCTACGATAAAGACGATGCCGTGCTCGCGGCAGAAAGCCTGAAGTTTCTGGAGAAATTTCGCGGGAGCGGGGATGAACCCGCCCTCGCCCGCCACCGGCTCGATGATGACGCCCGCCACTTGGTCCGGGGAGATATCGTTGTTCACCATGTCCTCGAACTGGCGGAAGCATTCCTCCGCCACGAGGTCCGGGTCTCCTCCGTCCTCACCCGTTTGCGGCCAGCGGTAGACGTAAGGGTAGGGCGCGCGGTAGACTTCAGGGCAGAACGGGGCGAAGCCATGCTTGTATGGCTTGACCTTGGCCGTCAGGGTCATGGCCATGTAGGTGCGCCCGTGGAAGGCATGCTCGAAGCAGATGATCGCGGGGCGGCCCGTCGCGGTTCGGGCAACTTTCACGGCGTTTTCGACGGCCTCCGCACCCGAGTTCGCGAGCATCGTCTGCTTGGGGAAGGAGCCCGGTGTCAGGGCGCCCAACCGCTCGGCAACTCTTACGTATCCTTCGTAGGGCGTGACCATGAAGCACGGGTGCAGGAACCGGGCCGCCTGCTCCTGGACGGCGCGGACGACCCGCTCGGGGGTGTGGCCCACGTTGAGGACGGCGATGCCGGAGGCGAAGTCCAGGAGCTGGTTTCCGTCCACGTCCTCGATCATCACCCCGTGGGCTTTCGCCATAAAGATGGGCGTGAAATGAAACACGCCGCGCGCAACTTGCTTATTGTTCTCCTCCATCAGGGCCCGGCTTCGGGGCCCCGGCAATTCCGTTTTAAGCTTAATCACGCCCATGGGTAAGTGCTCCGCTCGCTACGTTTTCAGGGCTTGCAGTGCGGTTTCCAAGACATCGAGGCCCTCCTCTACCTGCTCCGGCTCTATCGTCAAGGGCATGAGCATGCGCACGATGCTGTCATACGTCCCCGCTGACAGGATCACCAGGCCG
The DNA window shown above is from Acidobacteriota bacterium and carries:
- a CDS encoding helix-turn-helix domain-containing protein, which gives rise to MPDVIKDEVRRIARREINAAVKQLKKDNARLKRSSADLKRRVAQLEKISARYKATLARVGKQSLQADEKALRKFRFRKDTVATLRKRLGVTQAELAVLVGVHKQAVYNWEHGTTPKGTQKAKLLGLRRLGARQVREILEGMK
- a CDS encoding CRTAC1 family protein, with the protein product MNKSSCLGIAVALFFLLIPQGLSGQASSAKTVDTAVPDDTLQADLFEMADFVIEQIGHLETEEDVVCWSSFCKLDNFIARKPHSPKAVLAKIHYIQILADRIWEKASLAAEGRHVTPEDLAFTAEFDFEDSPVSMGPGAAETSREIGSKDFSDYRTTSERWRILLSVIQDAACGLGLYRDRPVLLKPLTREAALELSAVVSSLSLEMLKEAARIAFEEKILLVDGWCVHEATKSIEKRYGLEAPPTPEGVPTTEKNWVYPSKLEDWRSPSLESAPTESAPSEAPLGEREKEFLHELTTKMIHQKIQSLKKHNKGAVEEDLEQFINSLSSIPVTSEAIRYLLRELEDFFISLNSASASTMLHEIEAYEKLNRALPHSLLLNGDVVLTFGPKRGTHREFLEARREEGRGKSKKVTPSDITTVTLIERDMDSMRDNAIHWKIMQDVWLAGKGKPLTPFAAEFISEAVSVLATYYLVEAEKLAEAENKTAITDKEFSRLSDWKDRILPPEVRGTLWDERRALEKAALLKAHRGPLFKDVTQASGIDFLHELNAKTLDMSLSRVGMPKFKVGGTAVGDVDGDGRLDVYLVSGNDNKLYKNLGDGTFRDVTEEAGAGDSSQGIYALFADVDGDADLDLFIANAFGVSRLLENDGAGHFTDITARSAITAPPVPGMAFFFDFDKDGDLDMFVSGYGPWDKAISPTLSGRNGYPNKLFENLGGARFADITEKAGLGDTGWGQAAAAFDFDQDGDEDIYVANDFGANELFENLGDGTFRDISKRTLSYDRGHGMNVSFVDVNGDGFWDVYVTNISMFSRDIRYRFPRDQTSGSITDAILYGIRYLESNRLYVNKKGKLFVEEADLWFEPGTRGWSWQAGFFDYENDGDDDMYLANGWKRGMGGPERNQFFLNHNGYYYHMDTGSPESFPGDSRSFVYFDMDDDGDLDLIVNNFEDKAKVFRNEQKSRNRWLKLRLRGGADNRNGVGAKITVRAGELVMRKHVTCGLGYLSQEPEILHFGLGQNDSVDEILVEWPNGTRRAVSDVATNTLLTIEQEGGEPAAAAPAPTPTKLAAARPPER
- the gabT gene encoding 4-aminobutyrate--2-oxoglutarate transaminase encodes the protein MGVIKLKTELPGPRSRALMEENNKQVARGVFHFTPIFMAKAHGVMIEDVDGNQLLDFASGIAVLNVGHTPERVVRAVQEQAARFLHPCFMVTPYEGYVRVAERLGALTPGSFPKQTMLANSGAEAVENAVKVARTATGRPAIICFEHAFHGRTYMAMTLTAKVKPYKHGFAPFCPEVYRAPYPYVYRWPQTGEDGGDPDLVAEECFRQFEDMVNNDISPDQVAGVIIEPVAGEGGFIPAPAKFLQKLQAFCREHGIVFIVDEIQTGFGRTGTFFACEQLGVEPDIITSAKGLGGGMPLSAVTGRTELMDTVEPAALGGTYGGNPLACASALEVLNMFEDGSLLKRSKELGKILQKRLRAWKKSFPGIGDVRGMGPMQAVEFVKSRAGKEPDREAAGRLVRHGYEHGVVVLPAGTYGNVIRFLIPLVMEPEQLEEGLNVLEDGLRQA